One genomic region from Epinephelus moara isolate mb chromosome 8, YSFRI_EMoa_1.0, whole genome shotgun sequence encodes:
- the nol6 gene encoding nucleolar protein 6, with protein MKKKQAVTKEPAEMVPSESNEEEENEAPIKAKRSKPEEAAGEEVVYHPVKLSRSDLYRPPTAEELNQLKEAESLFHCSLLKMQMEELLKEVALSERRKQQIDAFIQTVTKLLQTVPESPEVEVSDLSWLSGEVKVPFLLVPKTTKGKFHMAPPASVDLIGSYPLGTCTKPRIMVDLAVTIPASILHPKDVVNQRYPRKRALYLAGLAQHLASSSDIGSMRYSCLHGNRLRPVLLLTRPGKDSSSFTLRVHACPPPGFFKPSRFHPQRNNVRTEWYTGLQTSLSESSEPPTPHYNSSVLGDLLPRAHLQFLSAVSSQCSAFADGVALLKVWLRQRELDQGTGCFNGFLASMLLAYLLTTHRISNSMTAYQLLRNTLNFLASTDLTVDGISLARDPDFTAPSLPEFHNAFQVVFVDPSGHLNMCADMTTCTYKQLQHEASVSMQFWDNPTVDGFHSLLMTPKPMIRTSDHVFQLCELVKLQSSCKKLDLLSELMDHSGNYVQTALPFILTLLQQGLGQRIHLLTHSLPPDLEWSVESEAPKHKAQPPLSFGLLLQPELAASVLERGPPADSPKAAEFRQLWGSRSELRRFQDGAITEAVLWDGKSMCEKRMVPKQIIAHLLQLHADIPESCVRYVGAMVDDVIKTGSEETSTGEEESLLVVQSYDDLSRKLWRLEGLPLSITAVQGAHPALRYTQVFPPLPLKLDYSFFDREKMSRSLVPKEGKPCPAYITPITVICHMEGSGKWPHDRLAIRHLRTAFHIRLGELLKKHHNYTCRPCPAHLDVWKDGFLFRIQVAYHREPQVLRESVNEEGLLVVRDNEEAQALEMATIHKPLLTSTLHGLQQQHPCFGAVCRLAKRWLGAQLFSEDITEDTADLLVASLFLQPAPFTSPGSPQVGFLRFLHLLSSFDWRNNPLVVNLNNQLTAVEYTEIKNDFMASRESLPVMFIATPKDKKQSMWTKRAPSVQMLQRVVTVAAESLKLLEHQLIDGSQIQDVRVVMRPPLDAYDVLIHLSPKQVPLLAQAVDPPTVTFNRGVMAGSLAQSGGALPVVDFNPVTLYLAELREAFGDLALFFCDPHGGTVIAVLWKPKAFVPLPFKTSQISARSVQVTGEEANTIPNVEAILEDFRIMGKGLIKSVEARSEKWSL; from the exons ATGAAGAAGAAGCAAGCAGTTACCAAGGAACCAGCAGAG ATGGTTCCCTCAGAGAGcaatgaggaggaggaaaatgaGGCTCCCATTAAGGCTAAAAGGAGCAAACCAGAGGAGGCAGCAGGGGAGGAGGTGGTCTATCACCCGGTGAAGCTGTCCAGAAGTGACCTGTACAGACCTCCTACAGCTGAGGAGCTGAACCAGCTGAAAGAGGCAGAAagcctgtttcactgcagcCTGCTCAAAATGCAG atggaggagctgctgaaagAGGTCGCCCTGAGTGAGCGTAGGAAACAGCAAATCGATGCTTTCATTCAGACAGTCACCAAGCTGCTTCAGACTGTACCAGAGTCACCAGAGGTTGAG GTAAGTGACCTGTCATGGCTGTCTGGTGAAGTCAAAGTCCCTTTCCTCCTGGTGCCCAAAACAACAAAGGGCAAGTTCCACATGGCACCTCCTGCCTCTGTCGATCTGATTGGCAGCTACCCCCTCGGCACCTGCACCAAACCGCGCATCATGGTGGACCTGGCTGTCACAATCCCGGCT AGTATCCTCCACCCGAAGGATGTCGTGAACCAGAGGTATCCGAGGAAAAGGGCTCTTTACCTGGCAGGCCTGGCTCAGCATCTCGCATCCTCCTCTGACATTGGAAGCATGCGTTATTCTTGTCTCCATGGCAACCGACTCCGACCTGTTCTGCTGCTGACCCGTCCAG GTAAAGACTCTTCCAGCTTCACTCTACGTGTTCATGCCTGTCCGCCTCCTGGATTCTTCAAGCCCAGCCGTTTCCACCCTCAAAGGAATAATGTCCGGACAGAATGGTACACCGGATTACAGACCTCCCTATCTG AGAGCAGTGAACCTCCCACTCCACATTACAACAGCTCTGTTCTGGGGGATTTACTGCCCAGGGCTCACCTCCAGTTTCTCTCTGCTGTCAGCTCCCAGTGTTCAGCTTTTGCTGATGGGGTGGCTTTGCTCAAAGTCTGGCTTCGTCAAAGAGAGCTCGACCAG GGCACTGGTTGTTTTAATGGTTTCCTGGCTTCAATGCTGTTGGCGTACCTGCTGACCACTCACAGAATCAGTAACTCCATGACGGCCTATCAGCTGCTTCGAAACACCCTGAACTTCCTGG CATCTACAGACCTGACAGTGGATGGAATTAGCCTGGCCAGAGATCCTGACTTCACAGCT CCATCTCTTCCAGAGTTCCACAACGCTTTCCAGGTCGTATTCGTCGACCCTTCAGGACATCTCAACATGTGTGCTGACATGACCACTTGTACCTACAAACAG ctgcagcacGAGGCATCTGTGTCGATGCAGTTCTGGGACAATCCTACAGTGGATGGGTTCCACAGTCTCCTCATGACCCCCAAACCCATGATACGGACAAGTGACCATGTATTCCA GTTATGTGAGCTGGTGAAGCTTCAGTCCAGCTGTAAGAAACTGGATCTCCTCAGTGAGCTGATGGACCACAGTGGAAATTATGTCCAAACGGCACTCCCTTTTATTCTGACCCTGCTTCAGCAAGGACTGGGCCAAAGGATTCACCTCCTAAcccactccctccctcctgacCTTGAG TGGTCTGTGGAGAGTGAGGCCCCAAAACATAAAGCCCAACCTCCTCTCTCCTTCGGTTTGCTCTTACAGCCAGAGCTGGCAGCCTCTGTCTTGGAAAGAGGCCCACCTGCAGACAGCCCCAAG GCAGCTGAGTTTCGTCAGCTGTGGGGTTCTCGCTCCGAGCTGCGTCGCTTCCAGGACGGTGCCATCACTGAGGCTGTGCTGTGGGACGGAAAGAGCATGTGCGAGAAACGGATGGTCCCCAAACAGATCATTGCACACCTGCTACAGct GCATGCAGATATCCCCGAATCCTGTGTGCGTTATGTGGGGGCGATGGTGGATGACGTCATCAAAACGGGAAGTGAG GAGACCAGtactggagaggaggagagtttACTGGTAGTTCAGTCCTATGATGACCTCAGTAGAAAACTGTGGAGGCTGGAAGGTCTGCCTCTGTCCATCACAGCAGTGCAAGGAGCCCACCCTGCACTCAGATACACACAG GTCTTCCCCCCTCTGCCACTGAAGCTGGACTATTCCTTCTTTGACAGAGAAAAGATGTCCAGATCATTGGTACCTAAGGAGGGCAAACCCTGCCCTGCTTATATCACCCCTATCACAG TGATCTGTCACATGGAGGGGAGTGGAAAGTGGCCTCACGACCGCCTCGCCATCCGCCACCTCCGAACTGCCTTCCACATCCGCCTCGGAGAGTTACTCAAGAAGCACCATAATTACACGTGCAGGCCGTGCCCTGCACACCTAGATGTCTGGAAG GATGGCTTTCTGTTCCGCATCCAGGTGGCGTACCATCGTGAGCCTCAGGTGCTGAGGGAGAGTGTGAATGAAGAGGGGCTGCTGGTTGTAAGGGACAACGAGGAGGCTCAGGCTCTGGAGATGGCCACCATTCACAAGCCGCTTCTTACCAGCACATTGCACGG gctccagcagcagcacccaTGTTTCGGGGCAGTGTGTCGCCTGGCCAAACGCTGGCTGGGGGCGCAGCTCTTCAGTGAAGACATCACAGAGGACACAGCAGACCTGCTTGTGGCGTCGCTTTTCCTGCAGCCTGCACCCTTTACTTCTCCCGG cTCTCCTCAGGTCGGCTTCCTTCGTTTCCTTCATCTGCTTTCTTCCTTTGACTGGAGGAACAACCCGCTGGTAGTCAACCTCAACAACCAGCTCACAG CCGTCGAATACACAGAGATCAAGAATGACTTCATGGCCTCCAGAGAGTCTCTGCCCGTCATGTTTATAGCTACGCCTAAGGACAAAAAACAATCTATGTGGACCAAGCGAGCTCCTAGTGTACAG ATGCTGCAGCGTGTGGTGACGGTGGCTGCAGAGAGTCTTAAGTTACTGGAACATCAGCTGATTGACGGCAGCCAGATACAAGATGTCAGG gtggTCATGCGCCCTCCTCTGGATGCCTACGATGTGTTGATTCACCTGAGCCCCAAGCAGGTTCCCCTGCTCGCTCAGGCAGTGGACCCTCCCACTGTCACCTTCAATAGGGGCGTCATGGCCGGCAGTTTGGCCCAGTCTGGAGGGGCCCTCCCTGTCGTTGACTTCAACCCTGTAACCCTCTACTTGGCAGAGCTCAGA GAGGCTTTTGGAGACCTGGCCCTCTTCTTCTGTGACCCTCATGGTGGAACAGTGATCGCAGTTTTATGGAAGCCGAAGGCCTTCGTACCACTGCCCTTTAAG ACGTCGCAGATTTCTGCTCGGAGCGTGCAGGTGACCGGGGAGGAAGCAAATACCATTCCTAACGTTGAAGCTATACTGGAGGACTTCCGCATCATGGGCAAGGGCTTGATCAAATCAGTGGAAGCCAGGAGTGAAAAGTGGTCATTGTAG
- the LOC126394587 gene encoding E3 SUMO-protein ligase ZBED1-like: MKRTGRRRSSVWDCFEQVGNFVRCMKCDATLKYCGGATSSMMNHMSRHHPSTAPIDEDEKPVICTVQCMEEESSANSDGMQVAIMPPNVNMTANPHERDYGERKRLKRSSVWDIFIKVDDEVHCTMCDTKLKYRSSTTSMMYHIKNKHPDTMPNDGVSLATHAEVTELISRMIEKDMLPISVVSGDGFRELLTHTVHNYKMPSVGDITRLIEGHFHEKVEELVVQLGRVEKVALTADFWTALPFQRYITVFCSFITEDWQGRSAVLQTHKLSSDSHTTTDSITEKLLNTVQSWGIAGKVTACVHNNIQDILSANACARVTWDYATCFATTLQLAVSDGLSEDLVRIIVAAGKLVKHFNQNLLASEALEQKQVQMCLPQHKLIQSSKARWDTICDMFERLLEQRWAIKAVLSDRTITNRQEAQILEIEDDCWQIIENFTPVLATLKWATTVISAETEVSISNIYPITFSLIQTHLVPKENDVEQVSEFKLKVQKSLRIHMEVDSNDLASKPALIASMLDPRHKHLSFLTPTGRLAAKVKLHELVSKLDVITTTVGTKDEQQEILVTPDISQVAMPSQLRSDTKNTMMLLLGDNYSSSYATDSEAQVDYYLRDIAPSLDINPLDWWRVNGPRFPKLATLARHYLCVPGVSLPSLLSEAGQTFATRRTRLSAEHTDMMIFVNRNT, encoded by the exons ATGAAGCGTACGGGGAGGAGACGGAGCTCTGTGTGGGACTGCTTTGAACAAGTGGGGAACTTCGTCCGCTGCATGAAATGTGACGCTACGCTGAAGTACTGCGGCGGAGCCACCAGCTCCATGATGAACCACATGAGCAGGCACCATCCGTCCACGGCACCCATAGACGAGGACGAGAAACCGGTGATTTGTACCGTTCAGTgcatggaggaggagagcagcgcTAATTCGGACGGCATGCAGGTTGCTATCATGCCACCCAACGTAAACATGACTGCCAACCCCCATGAGCGTGACTATGGAGAGAGGAAGCGCCTGAAGCGGAGCTCTGTGTGGGACATTTTCATCAAAGTGGACGACGAGGTGCACTGCACGATGTGCGACACCAAGCTGAAGTACAGGAGCAGCACCACGAGCATGATGTACCACATCAAAAACAAGCACCCAGACACTATGCCTAATGATGGCGTGTCACTGGCAACACATGCAGAGGTGACTGAGCTCATCTCCAGAATGATAGAGAAGGACATGCTTCCCATCAGCGTGGTTAGTGGTGATGGCTTTCGCGAGCTACTTACACACACTGTGCATAACTATAAAATGCCATCTGTTGGTGATATCACGCGCCTCATTGAAGGTCATTTCCATGAGAAGGTGGAGGAGCTTGTGGTGCAGCTGGGCAGAGTGGAGAAAGTGGCTCTCACTGCTGACTTCTGGACAGCCCTCCCATTTCAGAGGTACATTACAGTTTTCTGTTCGTTCATAACAGAGGACTGGCAGGGGAGGTCAGCTGTGTTGCAGACACACAAGCTATCATCAGACAGCCACACCACTACAGACAGCATCACAGAGAAGCTTCTTAACACCGTGCAGTCCTGGGGTATTGCTGGCAAAGTGACTGCATGTGTTCATAACAACATACAGGACATCTTGTCAGCCAATGCGTGTGCCCGTGTCACCTGGGACTATGCAACTTGCTTTGCCACAACACTGCAGCTAGCTGTCAGCGATGGGCTGAGTGAGGATCTAGTCCGCATCATTGTTGCTGCAGGAAAACTAGTCAAACACTTCAATCAAAACTTGCTGGCAAGCGAGGCCTTGGAGCAGAAGCAAGTTCAGATGTGCCTGCCACAGCACAAGCTTATCCAGTCGAGCAAAGCTAGATGGGACACAATCTGCGATATGTTTGAACGGTTACTGGAGCAGCGGTGGGCGATTAAAGCTGTGCTCTCTGATCGCACAATTACCAACAGACAGGAAGCCCAGATCCTTGAGATTGAAGATGATTGCTGGCAAATAATTGAGAATTTCACACCTGTGCTGGCAACTCTGAAATGGGCAACCACAGTCATATCTGCTGAAACAGAAGTGTCCATTTCAAACATCTACCCAATCACATTCAGCCTCATTCAGACCCACCTTGTGCCAAAAGAAAATGATGTGGAACAAGTCTCTGAGTTTAAGCTGAAAGTTCAGAAGTCACTTAGAATTCACATGGAG GTGGACTCTAACGACCTAGCCTCCAAACCCGCTCTGATAGCCTCTATGCTGGACCCTCGTCACAAACATCTCAGCTTCCTGACGCCGACGGGGAGACTAGCCGCAAAGGTTAAACTGCATGAACTGGTTTCAAAATTAGATGTGATAACTACTACTGTGGGCACAAAGGATGAACAGCAGGAGATCCTGGTCACGCCTGACATTAGCCAGGTGGCTATGCCCTCACAACTGAGAAGCGACACCAAGAACACCATGATGTTGCTCCTGGGAGACAACTACAGCTCCTCCTACGCCACGGACTCGGAGGCTCAGGTAGATTACTACTTGAGAGACATTGCTCCTTCACTGGACATAAACCCCCTTGACTGGTGGAGGGTAAATGGACCGAGATTCCCCAAACTGGCTACTCTGGCGAGACACTATTTGTGTGTACCTGGAGTATCGCTGCCGTCTTTATTGTCAGAGGCTGGACAAACGTTTGCAACGAGGCGTACAAGACTGAGCGCAGAGCATACTGACATGATGATCTTTGTCAACAGAAATACATAA
- the LOC126395021 gene encoding uncharacterized protein C2orf81 homolog → MPRSAAKTQADKQRRTSSVQKHTPRTQDVEVEDISGSSTQAKMPRSAAKIQADKQRHMSSVQIHTASTQDLEEKDINSGCSTQAQWEDILIQEDAHEAVGEIMDKLLSQVMEGCFKVYIERQLAPFTASWAKTHLTQILDQQILCPDEGEAPEEACETEDSEPMPATSDAWVQGCVPVVNATPQPHSASKQEADIGQVPVQTEPRVNKQCNVMAQTNSSPKQSEKETSPRRPVSYDCYKVLSPRPLPKIDLKKKQQVNIPPKPASGKILPPLSRSAEKTEEEVEGKDWTQSASNHKTGSLYQHKNYQPIPRLDPSCLPRHCIFPQYEIVDNEYTKPNSKKPSGPSKLEARYNKQPTERTVSSLKQQTSSKDSPAKLLRRNEADVWLKKLSPSRHRKEGTVSSGPLKLDTMVLAKGVSLLDPHAVEMNPVKCNPPTQSTKLRLIRSDAAVPLFSVDQVTAGPPPQVTPLFQSKKCEN, encoded by the exons ATGCCCCGCTCTGCAGCCAAGACCCAAGCTGACAAGCAAAGACGTACGTCGTCTGTCCAAAAACATACACCTCGAACGCAGGACGTGGAAGTGGAAGATATATCTGGGAGCTCAACTCAGGCCAAGATGCCCCGCTCTGCAGCCAAGATCCAAGCTGACAAGCAAAGGCATATGTCATCTGTCCAAATACATACAGCTTCAACGCAGGACCTGGAAGAGAAAGATATCAATTCTGGTTGCTCAACTCAGGCCCAATGGGAAGACATTTTGATCCAGGAGGATGCACATGAGGCAGTGGGGGAGATCATGGACAAACTGTTGAGCCAAGTCATGGAAGGCTGTTTCAAAGTGTACATTGAAAGGCAG CTAGCACCTTTCACCGCATCCTGGGCCAAGACCCACCTCACACAGATTCTAGATCAGCAAATCCTGTGCCCAGATGAAGGAGAAGCACCAGAGGAAGCATGTGAAACAGAAGACTCAGAGCCAATGCCAGCAACTTCAGATGCCTGGGTTCAAGGATGTGTGCCTGTTGTGAATGCTACCCCTCAACCTCACTCTGCCTCAAAACAG GAGGCTGACATTGGCCAGGTTCCAGTACAAACAGAGCCAAGAGTCAACAAACAATGCAATGTTATGGCCCAAACAAACAGTTCTCCAAAGCAATCTGAAAAGGAAACAAGTCCCAGGAGGCCTGTCAGTTATGATTGCTATAAAGTGCTTAGTCCTCGCCCCCTACCAAAAAttgatttaaagaaaaagcAACAGGTTAATATACCTCCCAAGCCTGCTTCAGGCAAAATACTGCCACCCCTGTCACGTTCAGCAGAAAAAACAGAAGAGGAAGTAGAAGGTAAAGATTGGACACAGTCTGCTTCTAACCATAAGACTGGATCATTATATCAACATAAGAACTACCAACCCATACCAAGGCTCGATCCGTCCTGCTTGCCTCGACACTGCATCTTTCCTCAGTATGAGATTGTGGATAATGAGTACACAAAACCCAATTCCAAGAAACCAAGCGGACCATCCAAACTAGAAGCAAGATATAACAAGCAGCCAACAGAGAGGACTGTATCCTCACTGAAGCAACAAACCAGCTCCAAGGATTCGCCAGCAAAGCTTCTGAGGAGAAACGAGGCAGATGTCTGGCTGAAGAAATTGTCTCCCTCCAGACATAGGAAGGAAGGGACGGTGTCCTCTGGGCCTCTGAAGCTGGACACAATGGTTTTGGCTAAAGGTGTTTCTCTCCTGGATCCCCATGCAGTTGAAATGAACCCTGTCAAATGTAACCCTCCTACGCAGTCTACCAAGCTGAGGCTGATACGAAGTGATGCAGCTGTGCCACTGTTTTCAGTTGATCAGGTTACAGCAGGTCCACCACCTCAGGTCACCCCTTTGTTTCAATCCAAGAAGTGTGAAAACTGA
- the wdr54 gene encoding WD repeat-containing protein 54 — translation MYHKEKSIQIKNSASALYNNLGVLRIAPRRLTYFTVVHANVVNMVSASWDGLNYSHRQLQSKEPNVATSTSLIMQAAFCPLPSRDLLVVTSQKGIQMYESDGSIMVYWHALDTPETPTAQAVFARGISAVWESYICVGVSSGAILVFDVPSKGSNITLSEVLEEHKESITDMASECSGSQECIADLVSADDGGNLCVWKSGEEFQLLNNIPGFDMSCSSVKLWKGTVVAGYGTGQIRLYEAVTGILHAEINAHARWIYSLDIAPFSGLLLSAAEDSLVRVWHLTLTPETNSVEVAHLHNECVTDTQICGAKFCDGDGYAFAVTGYDLSEIIRYTQT, via the exons ATGTATCACAAAGAGAAGAGCATCCAGATCAAAAACAGCGCTTCGGCGCTGTACAACAACCTCGGCGTGCTACGCATCGCCCCGCGACGCCTCACCTACTTCACGGTGGTCCATGCTAACGTGGTCAACATGGTCAGCGCGTCCTGGGACGGACTCAACTATTCCCACCGTCAGCTGCAGTCCAAGGAGCCCAATGTCGCCACAAGCACGTCGCTCATCATGCAG GCTGCGTTTTGTCCCCTGCCCTCTCGTGATCTGCTGGTGGTGACTTCTCAGAAAGGCATTCAG ATGTATGAATCTGATGGCTCCATCATGGTGTACTGGCATGCACTGGATACTCCGGAAACACCCACAG CTCAGGCAGTGTTTGCTCGGGGGATATCAGCAGTGTGGGAGAGTTATATATGTGTGG GCGTCTCATCTGGTGCAATTCTAGTATTTGATGTTCCCAGTAAAGGCAGTAATATTACCCTGTCTGAGGTCCTGGAGGAGCACAAGGAGTCCATCACTGACATGGCCTCGGAGTGCTCTGGCAGCCAG GAGTGCATAGCCGATCTGGTCAGTGCCGATGATGGGggcaacctgtgtgtgtggaagtCTGGAGAGGAATTTCAGCTGCTAAACAATATCCCTGGCTTTGA TATGAGCTGCTCATCTGTCAAGCTGTGGAAAGGTACAGTGGTGGCAGGTTACGGCACAGGCCAGATTCGTCTCTATGAGGCAGTGACGGGAATCCTGCATGCTGAGATCAACGCCCACGCTCGCTGGATATACTCACTAGACATTGCTCCTTTTTCTGGGCTG cttctgtctgctgctgaggaCTCTCTAGTCAGAGTGTGGCACCTGACACTGACCCCAGAGACCAACAGTGTGGAG GTTGCCCATTTGCACAATGAGTgtgtgacagacacacagatctGTGGCGCTAAGTTCTGCGACGGCGATGGTTATGCCTTTGCGGTGACAGGCTATGACCTGAGTGAGATCATACGTTACACCCAAACATAG